A region of Myxococcus stipitatus DSM 14675 DNA encodes the following proteins:
- a CDS encoding peptidylprolyl isomerase, whose amino-acid sequence MRRPILRGLSLSLLVLVSGCAHTGRGSDTAPPDPEVMSRIQDWEDLRSLGDGQLVSLATGAPDSRVRARALRALARIQDVATLDAVVAGLRHEEPRVRGEAAFAVGELALSWEPLTDAERGRLTGPLLEAEAVERDAQVHVTQLDALGRLATPDAFARLVERMQGSEVEVAGRAALSLGVAARRGGAAVVKDVPLAPALALMASDRPVAARYGGAYLVATAKRAEALPSLRRCLTDEDADLRALCAKALGDVGGPEDAVVLGALLNDAVPRVAAEAARALAKLAATCSGPCVPLEVLKTLSTRVARVAEGKETPLPVGSAPREATRARSAEGHPLLALAQQGLPDFGAPVLESLRSAIADPRLRGQASEVALADLGWLDCRLAAALDRQRGELAEVLRCGWARVSEERSLSLGLREVALSRNKAPAEFAEKYLSHSSARVRLTAMEVLAERPTPRTAAMVAELLRSEDAVVAGSAASTLGQLKDPSTLPGVRALADRVPAEPDLAAPVAGALVALEGAAAEPRMRQWLLHPHANVRRVAATALTEVTGKPVRSERVALPRDTFRPEAAPHGAGLVLRTDKGDITVRLDAEDAPLTSGNLYGLARKGYFNGITFHRVVPDFVAQGGDPRGDGEGGPGYSIRCEMTRRPYLRGVLGMALSGKDTGGSQFFFTHAPQPHLDGRYTVFGEVVSGMDTVDALLEGDVIREVTAVTLP is encoded by the coding sequence ATGCGACGTCCGATCCTCCGCGGCCTGTCCCTGTCACTCCTCGTCCTGGTTTCAGGTTGTGCCCACACCGGACGAGGCTCCGATACAGCGCCCCCGGACCCGGAGGTGATGTCGCGAATCCAGGACTGGGAGGACCTGCGCTCGCTCGGGGACGGACAGCTCGTGTCCCTGGCTACCGGTGCCCCGGACTCTCGCGTGCGCGCTCGGGCGCTCCGGGCGCTCGCTCGCATCCAGGACGTGGCCACCCTCGACGCGGTGGTCGCGGGGCTGCGGCACGAAGAGCCTCGCGTGCGCGGCGAGGCCGCATTCGCGGTGGGTGAGCTGGCGCTCTCGTGGGAGCCGCTCACGGACGCGGAGCGGGGGCGGCTCACGGGGCCACTGCTGGAGGCCGAGGCGGTGGAGCGCGACGCGCAGGTGCACGTCACCCAGCTCGATGCGTTGGGGCGCCTCGCGACGCCCGACGCATTCGCGCGACTGGTGGAGCGCATGCAGGGGAGCGAGGTCGAAGTCGCGGGTCGTGCCGCGCTGTCGCTGGGTGTGGCGGCCCGTCGCGGTGGCGCGGCGGTGGTGAAGGACGTGCCTCTTGCTCCCGCGCTGGCGCTGATGGCCTCGGATCGGCCCGTCGCGGCCCGGTATGGCGGTGCGTACCTGGTGGCGACGGCGAAGCGGGCGGAGGCCCTGCCCTCGCTGCGCCGGTGCCTCACGGATGAAGACGCCGACCTTCGGGCCCTGTGTGCGAAGGCCCTGGGGGATGTCGGCGGGCCTGAGGACGCGGTGGTGTTGGGCGCGCTGTTGAATGACGCGGTTCCTCGCGTGGCGGCGGAGGCGGCGCGTGCGCTCGCGAAGCTCGCGGCCACGTGCAGCGGACCGTGTGTCCCGCTGGAGGTCCTGAAGACGCTGTCGACCCGGGTCGCGCGTGTGGCGGAGGGGAAGGAGACGCCGCTGCCGGTGGGCTCCGCGCCTCGCGAGGCGACGCGGGCTCGCTCCGCGGAGGGGCATCCTCTCCTGGCATTGGCGCAGCAAGGGCTGCCGGACTTCGGCGCGCCCGTCCTCGAGTCGCTGCGCTCCGCCATCGCCGACCCGCGACTGCGCGGCCAGGCCTCGGAGGTGGCGCTCGCGGACCTGGGGTGGCTCGACTGCCGGCTGGCCGCGGCGTTGGACCGTCAGCGGGGAGAGCTCGCCGAAGTGCTTCGCTGCGGCTGGGCGAGGGTGTCCGAGGAGCGCAGCCTGTCGTTGGGCCTGCGTGAGGTCGCGCTCTCCCGGAACAAGGCTCCCGCCGAGTTCGCGGAGAAGTACCTGAGCCATTCGTCCGCGCGAGTCCGGCTCACGGCGATGGAGGTCCTGGCCGAGCGCCCCACGCCTCGGACAGCGGCGATGGTGGCCGAGTTGCTGCGAAGCGAGGACGCGGTGGTCGCGGGCTCGGCCGCGTCGACGCTGGGGCAGTTGAAGGACCCGAGCACCCTGCCAGGTGTGCGGGCGCTGGCCGACCGCGTCCCCGCCGAGCCCGACCTGGCGGCCCCGGTGGCCGGTGCGCTCGTCGCGCTGGAGGGCGCGGCGGCGGAGCCGCGGATGCGCCAGTGGCTGCTGCATCCCCACGCGAACGTGCGTCGCGTCGCGGCCACGGCCCTCACCGAGGTCACCGGCAAGCCCGTGCGCTCCGAGCGCGTGGCGCTGCCCCGGGACACCTTCCGCCCCGAAGCCGCCCCGCATGGCGCCGGACTGGTGCTGCGCACGGACAAGGGCGACATCACCGTGCGCCTGGATGCCGAGGACGCGCCGCTGACCTCCGGCAACCTGTACGGGCTGGCGCGCAAGGGCTACTTCAACGGCATCACCTTCCACCGCGTGGTGCCGGACTTCGTCGCGCAGGGCGGGGACCCGCGCGGAGACGGGGAGGGTGGCCCGGGCTACTCCATCCGCTGCGAGATGACCCGGCGGCCCTACCTGCGCGGCGTGCTGGGCATGGCGCTCTCCGGGAAGGACACCGGTGGCAGCCAGTTCTTCTTCACACACGCACCCCAGCCGCACCTCGACGGCCGCTACACGGTCTTCGGCGAGGTGGTGTCCGGCATGGACACGGTGGACGCCCTGCTGGAGGGCGACGTGATTCGTGAGGTCACCGCGGTGACGCTGCCGTAG
- a CDS encoding AAA family ATPase, translated as MSDASPLSRLTAALSGTVFGQPRVLADLVTAFLARGHVLLEGVPGVAKTLTARSMAGALGLLFTRIQFTPDLMPADILGTNVFQPQDNVFRLVKGPIFTEVLVADEINRTPPKAQAALLEAMEERQVTIDGVTHPLPPHFFVVATQNPLELEGTYPLPEAQLDRFLMRVRVGYPEGDAETTMLRAFHQREGRPPSVDRVLDAPTLMELQARAARVTCDDSILQYVVAVVRDTRASSRVRLGASPRAAQALLAAAKARAALMGNDFVTPDDVKSVVPSVLNHRLLLKAEAEVEGVTADDVLKQTLERVRVPR; from the coding sequence ATGTCCGACGCCTCGCCCCTCTCCCGCCTCACCGCCGCGCTGAGCGGAACCGTCTTTGGCCAGCCGCGTGTGCTCGCCGACCTGGTGACGGCCTTCCTCGCTCGAGGCCATGTGCTGCTGGAGGGTGTCCCAGGCGTGGCGAAGACGCTCACCGCGCGCAGCATGGCCGGAGCGCTGGGGCTGCTCTTCACGCGCATCCAGTTCACCCCGGACCTGATGCCGGCGGACATCCTCGGCACCAACGTCTTCCAGCCGCAGGACAACGTCTTCCGGCTGGTGAAGGGCCCCATCTTCACCGAGGTGCTGGTCGCGGATGAAATCAACCGCACCCCGCCCAAGGCCCAGGCCGCGCTGCTCGAGGCGATGGAGGAGCGGCAGGTCACCATCGACGGCGTCACCCACCCGCTGCCGCCGCACTTCTTCGTGGTGGCCACGCAGAACCCGCTGGAGCTGGAGGGCACCTATCCCCTCCCCGAGGCCCAGCTCGACCGCTTCCTCATGCGCGTGCGCGTGGGCTACCCGGAGGGCGACGCGGAGACGACCATGCTGCGCGCCTTCCACCAGCGCGAGGGGCGCCCTCCCTCGGTGGACCGCGTACTCGACGCCCCCACGCTGATGGAGCTCCAGGCGCGCGCGGCCCGCGTCACCTGCGATGACTCGATTCTCCAGTACGTCGTCGCCGTGGTGCGGGACACTCGCGCCAGCTCCCGCGTGCGCCTGGGCGCCAGTCCCCGCGCCGCCCAGGCCCTGCTCGCCGCGGCCAAGGCTCGCGCCGCGCTGATGGGCAACGACTTCGTCACCCCCGACGACGTGAAGAGCGTGGTGCCCAGCGTCCTCAACCACCGCCTGCTCCTCAAGGCCGAGGCCGAGGTGGAAGGCGTCACCGCGGACGACGTGCTGAAGCAGACGCTCGAGCGGGTGCGGGTCCCTCGGTGA
- a CDS encoding DUF58 domain-containing protein: MRQGRPVPTGLAVALFAGGLVPAALTVASPTFGWLALAMNVAVLALCAVDFLRAPRAEDVKVSREVEPILSSGTRNAVHWVFERLDPGPSPLRVEVRDEPPSTVVSTGHRQSLTLAPRSTAPSRLTYFVTPPSRGDAHFGDLHLRLSGPLGLCARQVRVPAAQSVKIYPDLTALSKEALTLARSSDAPSERTVRRRASEGREFESLREYRPGDDYRHIDWKASARHAHTLVRTWQPERHQPMLLLLDCGRHMAGKVRGRRKLDHAVDAALRLARVGLDAGDVVGVMAFSSDVLTFLPPRKGHEHLRLITESLYRAEAALEESDYGRAYDFAFARQTRRTLVVLFTDLVDPDASSALLTRTLALRPRHLPVVASLLDEDVRAAATHVPEEVQDAYSRQAASRLEAEFRRTASTLRDAGALVVRAPAQGFGAATLNVYLDVKSRGLL; encoded by the coding sequence GTGAGGCAGGGGCGGCCGGTCCCCACGGGCCTCGCCGTGGCGCTGTTCGCCGGAGGGCTCGTCCCCGCCGCGCTGACCGTGGCCAGTCCCACCTTCGGCTGGCTCGCGCTGGCGATGAACGTGGCCGTGCTCGCCCTGTGCGCCGTGGACTTCCTGCGCGCCCCCCGCGCCGAGGACGTGAAGGTCTCTCGCGAGGTGGAGCCCATCCTCTCCTCGGGCACTCGCAACGCCGTGCACTGGGTGTTCGAGCGGCTCGACCCGGGCCCCTCCCCCTTGCGCGTGGAGGTCCGCGACGAGCCCCCCAGCACCGTCGTCAGCACCGGCCACCGCCAGTCCCTCACCCTGGCCCCCCGGAGCACCGCGCCCTCGCGGCTCACCTACTTCGTCACCCCTCCCTCTCGAGGGGATGCGCACTTCGGCGACCTGCACCTGCGCCTGTCCGGCCCGCTGGGCCTGTGCGCGAGGCAGGTGCGAGTGCCCGCGGCGCAGTCGGTGAAGATCTATCCGGACCTCACCGCGCTCTCGAAGGAAGCCCTCACGCTGGCGCGCTCCTCCGACGCGCCTTCCGAGCGCACCGTGCGACGCCGCGCCTCCGAGGGCCGGGAGTTCGAGTCCCTGCGCGAGTACCGCCCCGGCGACGACTACCGCCACATCGACTGGAAGGCCTCCGCGCGCCACGCCCACACGCTGGTGCGCACGTGGCAGCCGGAGCGGCACCAGCCCATGTTGCTGCTGCTCGACTGCGGGCGGCACATGGCCGGCAAGGTGCGAGGCCGGCGAAAGCTGGACCACGCCGTGGACGCGGCGCTCCGCCTCGCGCGCGTGGGCCTGGACGCGGGCGACGTCGTGGGCGTCATGGCCTTCTCCAGCGACGTGCTCACCTTCCTCCCCCCGCGCAAGGGCCACGAGCACCTGCGCCTCATCACCGAGTCGCTCTACCGCGCCGAGGCCGCGCTCGAGGAGAGCGACTACGGCCGCGCCTACGACTTCGCCTTCGCCCGGCAGACGCGCCGCACACTCGTCGTGCTCTTCACGGACCTGGTGGACCCGGACGCCTCCTCGGCGCTGCTCACGCGGACGCTGGCCCTGCGTCCCCGGCACCTGCCCGTCGTCGCCTCGCTGCTGGACGAGGACGTGCGCGCCGCCGCGACTCACGTGCCCGAGGAGGTGCAGGACGCGTACTCGCGACAGGCCGCCTCGCGGCTGGAAGCGGAGTTCCGCCGCACCGCCAGCACCCTGCGCGACGCGGGGGCCCTGGTGGTCCGAGCCCCCGCGCAGGGCTTCGGCGCGGCCACGCTCAACGTGTATCTGGACGTCAAGTCTCGCGGACTCCTGTAG
- a CDS encoding SNF2-related protein: METVLPEVARGLRVEVEADASVLAGAAAPVEPVRSLTPFHERLLAEELLARSGDTQQRLAGALSEAKVDLNPHQVEGAMFALDSLSRGGCMLGDEVGLGKTIEAGLVIAQLMAEGKTRILILAPATLRAQWNSELREKFDLDSVLVDGRTVRANGNCFDQPFPVICSHPFAANKAHLTSEIAWDLIVIDEAHRLRNAHRANNKMGQALRASLAGKPKLLLTATPLQNDIMELFGLMSLLDEQILGPEHAFRSRYRVDEGGGMSEAAATELKERLAPVVQRTLRRQVREYVRYTNRRSIVEDFTPSPEEHDLYEKVSEYLQRSEAAAIEPGKKTLLTLCYRKLLASSTYAIAPTLRRLSDNLDKRLQAAKLGQKALAMFEPEEAKQFVEEGEEWSDDPAKAPNIRVLEQEVWELRQYADLADSIKVNAKGEALKRGLDRTFGVMQSHGWPVKALIFTESKRTQQYLFNLLSASGYQGKISLLSGDMAGTPEERRALVDEFRNKTQILICTEAGAEGLNLQFCNLVVNYDLPWNPQRVEQRIGRCHRYGQQRDVLVINFLNRMNAADARLFELLEKKLNLFDGVFGASDEILGALESGVDFERRVLDIYQSCRKVEDINTAFDKLRSDMEQRISQRMTQMRSVVMERFDGDVRRRLRGQNDQTKEALAKRQQEARALTSSVLGSRASGRLEVAKAAYAVKERKHDAISYLQLDAAGLPSRLARLAGSEGWWFAYKFETTGLKPEEKVVHLVLVKDREGNFRALPLQDGTHFVKLEAKEERRRQPAPVSVQLMQEQSLMTAKDEIIRAAERRNALELDKAKERADRYVEDCLMESREAVEAARQQWIEARKQVAPVEDVAERAKARAHSDRMEREYRRKLSSLRNEEEKRYASKDRQLAELAQKAKVAEKRSLIASAYFWLS; encoded by the coding sequence ATGGAGACGGTCTTGCCGGAGGTCGCGAGGGGATTGCGGGTGGAGGTGGAGGCGGACGCGTCGGTCCTCGCCGGCGCGGCGGCGCCCGTGGAGCCGGTCCGGTCGCTGACCCCCTTCCATGAGCGGCTGCTGGCCGAGGAACTCCTGGCGCGCAGCGGCGACACCCAGCAGCGGCTGGCCGGGGCCCTCTCCGAGGCCAAGGTCGACCTCAATCCCCACCAGGTCGAGGGCGCCATGTTCGCGCTCGACTCGTTGTCGCGCGGCGGCTGCATGCTGGGTGACGAGGTGGGCCTGGGGAAGACCATCGAAGCGGGCCTCGTCATCGCCCAGCTCATGGCCGAGGGGAAGACGCGCATCCTCATCCTCGCGCCGGCCACCCTGCGGGCGCAGTGGAACAGCGAGCTGCGGGAGAAGTTCGACCTGGACAGTGTGCTGGTGGATGGCCGCACCGTGCGCGCCAACGGCAACTGCTTCGACCAGCCCTTCCCCGTCATCTGCTCGCACCCCTTCGCGGCGAACAAGGCGCACCTGACGTCGGAGATTGCGTGGGACCTCATCGTCATCGACGAGGCCCACCGCCTGCGCAACGCGCACCGGGCCAACAACAAGATGGGCCAGGCGCTGAGGGCCTCCCTCGCCGGCAAGCCCAAGCTGCTGCTCACCGCCACCCCGCTCCAGAACGACATCATGGAGCTGTTCGGGCTGATGTCGCTCCTGGACGAGCAGATCCTCGGCCCCGAGCACGCCTTCCGCAGCCGCTACCGGGTGGACGAAGGCGGAGGCATGTCCGAGGCCGCCGCCACCGAACTCAAGGAGCGGCTGGCCCCCGTGGTGCAACGCACGCTGCGCCGACAGGTGCGCGAGTACGTGCGCTACACCAACCGCCGCTCCATCGTGGAGGACTTCACGCCCTCGCCCGAGGAGCATGACCTCTACGAGAAGGTCAGCGAGTACCTGCAGCGCTCGGAGGCCGCGGCCATCGAGCCCGGCAAGAAGACGCTCCTGACGCTCTGCTACCGCAAGCTCCTGGCGTCCTCCACCTACGCCATCGCCCCCACCCTCCGGCGCCTGTCCGACAACCTGGACAAGCGCCTGCAGGCGGCGAAGCTGGGCCAGAAGGCCCTGGCGATGTTCGAGCCCGAGGAGGCCAAGCAGTTCGTCGAAGAGGGCGAGGAGTGGTCGGACGACCCGGCCAAGGCGCCCAACATCCGCGTGCTCGAGCAGGAGGTGTGGGAGCTGCGCCAGTACGCGGACCTGGCGGACTCCATCAAGGTCAACGCCAAGGGCGAGGCGCTCAAGCGCGGCCTGGACCGCACCTTCGGCGTGATGCAGTCGCACGGCTGGCCCGTCAAGGCGCTCATCTTCACCGAGTCCAAGCGCACGCAGCAGTACCTCTTCAACCTGCTGTCCGCGAGCGGCTACCAGGGGAAGATCTCGCTCCTGTCCGGAGACATGGCCGGCACGCCCGAGGAGCGGCGCGCGCTGGTGGACGAGTTCCGCAACAAGACGCAGATCCTCATCTGCACCGAGGCCGGCGCCGAGGGCCTCAACCTCCAGTTCTGCAACCTGGTGGTGAACTACGACCTGCCCTGGAACCCGCAGCGCGTGGAGCAGCGCATCGGCCGGTGCCACCGGTACGGACAGCAGCGGGACGTGCTGGTCATCAACTTCCTCAACCGCATGAACGCCGCGGACGCGCGCCTGTTCGAGCTGTTGGAGAAGAAGCTCAACCTCTTCGACGGCGTGTTCGGCGCCTCCGATGAAATCCTCGGCGCGCTGGAGAGCGGCGTGGACTTCGAGCGCCGCGTGCTCGACATCTACCAGTCCTGTCGCAAGGTCGAGGACATCAACACGGCCTTCGACAAGCTGCGCTCGGACATGGAGCAGCGCATCAGCCAGCGCATGACCCAGATGCGCTCGGTGGTGATGGAGCGCTTCGACGGCGACGTGCGCCGCCGCCTGCGTGGGCAGAACGACCAGACCAAGGAAGCCCTCGCCAAGCGGCAGCAGGAAGCCCGCGCCCTCACCAGCTCCGTGTTGGGCAGCCGCGCGTCTGGACGGCTGGAGGTGGCCAAGGCCGCCTACGCCGTCAAGGAGCGCAAGCATGACGCCATCAGCTACCTCCAGTTGGACGCCGCGGGTCTCCCCTCCCGGCTGGCGCGACTGGCCGGCAGCGAGGGCTGGTGGTTCGCCTACAAGTTCGAGACGACGGGCCTGAAGCCCGAGGAGAAGGTCGTCCACCTGGTGCTGGTCAAGGACCGCGAGGGCAACTTCCGCGCCCTGCCCCTCCAGGACGGCACGCACTTCGTGAAGCTGGAGGCGAAGGAGGAGCGACGCCGCCAGCCCGCGCCCGTGTCCGTGCAGCTCATGCAGGAGCAGTCCCTCATGACGGCCAAGGATGAAATCATCCGCGCCGCCGAGCGCCGCAACGCCCTGGAGCTGGACAAGGCCAAGGAGCGCGCGGACCGCTACGTCGAGGACTGCCTCATGGAGTCGCGCGAGGCCGTGGAGGCCGCCCGCCAGCAGTGGATCGAGGCGCGCAAGCAGGTGGCCCCCGTGGAGGATGTCGCCGAGCGCGCGAAGGCCCGGGCGCACTCGGACCGCATGGAGCGCGAGTACCGCCGCAAGCTGTCCTCGCTGCGCAACGAGGAGGAGAAGCGCTACGCCTCCAAGGACCGCCAGCTCGCCGAGCTCGCCCAGAAGGCCAAGGTGGCGGAGAAGCGCTCGCTCATCGCCTCCGCCTACTTCTGGCTGTCCTGA
- a CDS encoding Smr/MutS family protein, with translation MSPRRPPAPPPGEDLLPPEGTEPPPAEDEFVELPIDGNLDLHFFHPREVKPLVIEYLWACRQKGLLDVRIIHGKGTGALRRTVHSLLPKLEEVESFRSASESDGGWGATWVRLKPLEAAQDSQK, from the coding sequence ATGAGCCCGCGGCGACCACCAGCTCCACCACCCGGCGAGGACTTGCTCCCTCCGGAGGGAACGGAACCCCCGCCCGCTGAGGACGAGTTCGTCGAGCTCCCCATCGACGGCAACCTCGACCTGCACTTTTTTCACCCTCGCGAGGTGAAGCCCCTGGTCATCGAGTACCTCTGGGCCTGTCGCCAGAAGGGCTTGCTCGACGTGCGCATCATCCACGGCAAGGGGACCGGGGCGCTGCGCCGCACCGTGCACTCGCTGCTCCCGAAGCTGGAGGAAGTGGAGTCCTTCCGCTCCGCCTCCGAGTCAGACGGAGGCTGGGGCGCGACGTGGGTGCGGCTCAAGCCGCTGGAGGCGGCTCAGGACAGCCAGAAGTAG
- a CDS encoding DUF72 domain-containing protein — MAPQRGPSQLDLFTGAPVEAPSRGRGRAQPVEPAPVPEALATLGHELPQGIYLGTSSWTFPGWNGLVFDHEATASQLAREGLSAYSRHPVLRTVGVDRTFYGPVTAETFAEYAEQVPSDFRFLVKAHEACTLARFPTHERYGAQRGQLNERFLNAAYAEEFVVRPFVEGLGDKGGPLVFQFPPQDPQVLGGVARFVERLHAFLSALPKGPLYAVEVRNEELLTEGFAQALADVGASPVLAIWAHMPNMGLQAKRTRALEARALVVRWMLPPNLGYEEARARYAPFNRLVDEDVPTRDLLARACLAGLRRERPVFVTINNKAEGSAPLSAIKLAERIVSGKAQEGSQRSVAS, encoded by the coding sequence ATGGCTCCACAGCGTGGACCTTCTCAGCTCGACCTCTTCACGGGAGCCCCCGTGGAGGCGCCCTCGCGGGGCCGTGGACGCGCGCAGCCCGTGGAGCCCGCCCCGGTGCCGGAAGCCCTGGCCACGCTGGGCCACGAGCTTCCCCAGGGCATCTACCTGGGCACCTCGTCGTGGACCTTCCCGGGGTGGAATGGCCTCGTCTTCGACCACGAGGCCACCGCGTCACAGCTCGCGCGCGAGGGCCTGTCCGCGTACTCGCGCCACCCCGTCCTGCGCACGGTGGGCGTCGACCGCACCTTCTACGGCCCCGTCACCGCGGAGACGTTCGCCGAGTACGCGGAGCAAGTCCCCTCAGACTTCCGCTTCCTCGTGAAGGCCCACGAGGCCTGCACCCTGGCGCGCTTCCCGACGCATGAGCGCTACGGCGCGCAGCGAGGCCAGCTCAACGAGCGCTTCCTGAATGCCGCATACGCGGAGGAGTTCGTGGTGCGCCCCTTCGTGGAGGGCCTGGGCGACAAGGGCGGCCCGCTCGTCTTCCAGTTCCCGCCGCAGGACCCGCAGGTGCTCGGGGGCGTCGCGCGCTTCGTGGAGCGGCTGCATGCCTTCCTCTCCGCGCTGCCCAAGGGCCCGCTGTACGCGGTGGAGGTGCGCAACGAGGAGCTGCTGACGGAGGGCTTCGCGCAGGCGCTCGCGGACGTCGGCGCCAGTCCCGTGCTGGCCATCTGGGCGCACATGCCGAACATGGGCCTCCAGGCCAAGCGCACGCGGGCGTTGGAGGCCCGCGCGTTGGTGGTGCGGTGGATGCTGCCGCCGAACCTGGGCTACGAGGAGGCTCGCGCCCGCTACGCGCCCTTCAACCGTCTGGTGGACGAAGACGTGCCCACCCGGGACTTGCTGGCGCGCGCGTGTCTGGCGGGACTGCGACGCGAGCGCCCCGTTTTCGTCACCATCAACAACAAAGCCGAGGGCAGCGCGCCACTGTCCGCTATCAAACTGGCGGAACGTATCGTCTCCGGCAAGGCGCAGGAGGGGAGCCAGCGGAGCGTCGCGTCATGA